One stretch of Deltaproteobacteria bacterium DNA includes these proteins:
- a CDS encoding radical SAM protein has translation MRYEGRIFRPPSEADAYILQATIGCSWNNCTYCDMYRDKAFRVRDLDEVLTDVRAAKLAYGPDVEKVFVADGDALVMDVDHWETILAACRDAFPRLRRVSAYATAMNLLDKSVDDLVRLRAAGLSLLYIGPESGDDATLKRIAKGATFADHVEAARRARAAGIDLSAIFLLGIAGVERSAEHAAESARLASEMDPAYVSLLTLTVVPDTPIAKLARSGRFELPSVRQMLAELRTFVAEARPTDAVFRTNHASNYLPLAGNLPRDRDRIVAVVDRALAGDVPLRPEWARGL, from the coding sequence GTGCGCTACGAAGGTCGCATCTTCCGGCCGCCGAGCGAGGCTGACGCCTACATCTTGCAGGCGACGATCGGTTGCTCATGGAACAATTGCACCTACTGCGACATGTACCGCGACAAGGCGTTCCGCGTGCGCGACCTCGACGAGGTGCTCACGGACGTGCGGGCGGCCAAACTCGCCTACGGGCCGGACGTGGAAAAGGTGTTCGTCGCCGACGGCGACGCGCTGGTCATGGACGTGGACCATTGGGAGACGATCCTGGCCGCGTGCCGCGACGCGTTTCCGCGGCTGCGCCGGGTGAGCGCCTACGCCACCGCGATGAACCTGCTCGACAAGTCGGTCGACGACCTGGTGCGCCTGCGCGCCGCCGGACTGTCGCTGCTGTACATCGGGCCGGAGTCGGGCGACGACGCCACGCTCAAGCGCATCGCCAAAGGGGCGACGTTCGCCGACCACGTCGAAGCGGCGCGGCGCGCACGGGCCGCGGGCATCGACCTGTCGGCGATTTTCTTGCTCGGCATCGCAGGCGTCGAACGGTCGGCCGAGCACGCGGCTGAGTCGGCGCGCCTCGCGAGCGAGATGGACCCCGCCTACGTGTCGTTGCTCACGCTGACGGTCGTGCCGGACACGCCGATCGCCAAACTGGCGCGGTCGGGGCGATTCGAGCTGCCGTCGGTGCGGCAGATGCTCGCGGAGCTGCGCACGTTCGTCGCGGAGGCGCGCCCGACGGACGCGGTATTCCGCACCAACCACGCGTCGAACTACCTGCCGCTGGCCGGCAACTTGCCGCGCGACCGGGACCGCATCGTCGCGGTGGTCGACCGCGCGCTGGCGGGCGACGTGCCGCTGCGCCCGGAGTGGGCGCGCGGTCTGTAA
- a CDS encoding methyltransferase domain-containing protein, whose product MGGDPRARWDERHAAARLRAPDPLLLEAVDGVPPGRALDVACGLGRHALALAARGWRVTAVDVSPVAVERLRAEAARRGLARRIDAAVVDLEAEAAAAVLPPGPFDLVAVLYFACRPLWPALCDAVRPGGRVVTAAHVAPPGDRPHRYALAPGELAAPLRARGWRIVCDRLVAGRHRDRPAQVAQVIAIRPPGAP is encoded by the coding sequence ATGGGGGGCGATCCGCGCGCGCGGTGGGACGAGCGGCATGCGGCCGCGCGGCTGCGCGCGCCCGACCCGCTGCTGCTCGAGGCGGTCGACGGCGTCCCGCCCGGGCGCGCGCTCGACGTCGCGTGCGGCCTGGGCCGCCACGCGCTCGCGTTGGCCGCGCGCGGCTGGCGCGTGACGGCCGTGGACGTGTCCCCCGTGGCCGTGGAGCGCCTGCGCGCCGAGGCGGCCCGCCGCGGGCTCGCACGCCGCATCGACGCCGCGGTCGTCGACCTCGAGGCGGAGGCAGCGGCCGCCGTGCTGCCGCCGGGGCCGTTCGACCTCGTCGCGGTGCTGTATTTCGCGTGCCGGCCGCTGTGGCCGGCGCTCTGCGACGCCGTCCGGCCCGGCGGCCGCGTCGTCACCGCGGCGCACGTCGCGCCGCCCGGCGATCGGCCGCACCGCTACGCGCTCGCGCCGGGCGAGCTGGCCGCGCCGCTGCGGGCGCGCGGGTGGCGCATCGTGTGCGACCGCCTCGTCGCCGGCCGACACCGCGATCGGCCGGCGCAGGTCGCGCAGGTGATCGCGATTCGGCCGCCCGGCGCCCCGTAG